From the uncultured Methanomethylovorans sp. genome, the window ATAGTACTGTGGTTTATATGCCATAATCATACACTCCTAACATCTAATGATTTCATTGTGGTTTTCACGGCTTTCACGAGTTCGTTCAATTTTTCTCTTGAACATGATTCGCCTCGTGTAACCCCTGTCACAATTTCCATTATTCTTCCTTTTGTCAAGATATCCTTATCTTTTGGCTTCACAAGCCTCGTCTTCACACCTGCCATCGCAAAATCCTCAAAATCAACAGGAGTTTGACAAACGATAACGGCAGGAATATTTACTTGCTCTAGTATAGCTCTTACTTTCTTTATCACATGGTCCCTTACGTTGCCCGTATGTATGACCGCAAGTTTATGCCTTGAGATCTGGGCTACCTCTTCAGGAGATATTCCGAAGGTTCCGGAACCCATGTTAGTATCAGGTATCCCTGACCCAGTATTCAATACCAGGACGCTTACCTGTATTTCCTCGCGACGCATACCGTATGTAAGTTCGCATACAGGCTTTGTGATATGTCTTCTTCCGGGGCTCATTGCCACTGCAATTACATCGGACCTTCCAGTTTCTGATAGTGTACCTCTTTGCGCGAGACCACCACCTCTTCCAAGACCCATCCCATGTCTACAGTCTACAACCTGTGTTTCCCGGTCGAACATGCTATCACTCCTCTTTGAGGAAGCATACCTGATCTCTTAATTTGCCTTTCGGATCAGTGATCCCAATCATAAGTGGGTCTTGATCAGATCCGAATCGTGCATAACCTGTGACTGTCTGTCGTCTTAACATGAAATTACCTTCCCTGAACTCAAATGGGAATGGAAGCAATTTCTCGCAGATCTCATGCACCTGTTCTTTCACATCAATATCTGTCACTTCCAGACGGATACTACCTACAATGACCATCAATTCCACCATCTTGCCTTCTATTTCTATAAGGCGTCGGGAATTATGTGCCATAGCAGTTCCCTTTGCAGGACCATATGGTACTGTTCCGGGTAATCTCGGGCCGTGAATGAACAGCCTTACGACTCCTTCCAGGTCCAGGATCTCATTAAGGAGACCCTGCGCAGTTTCCGGATTTAGCAAACGCTGAGGAACTATTTCAAGCTGTAAACGCTTTATTGTGTCTGAAGACGTATCTGTCATCTGTAATTACCTTTGATATCATGACTAAGGTTAATGGATTTAGAGGGCTCCTGCAACTGCCTTGATTGGTTCCTTGAACTCCTTTATTGAACCGAACACGTTGCCCACAAGTGCAGATGTCTTCTCAACAGTGAACATCTGGGTACCTGCATCAAGTGAAACTGCTGCACATACACAAGGAATTGCGAATCCTCTGGAGTGCCTGGTAACTACGTGGTTACCGTTGAATATACCTGGTCCGCCTCCACCATATATTGAGTGGCTGAAGAAGGAGAATCCGACTGCTGTACCCTGGGCCCTTCCCATGTCACAGCCTGGAAGTCCTGTCTCTTTCTCCATGATGTCGTTGAAGTACAGGATGGTTGAAGATACGTTCTGTGCTGCTCTTCCTGCACCACAGTTTACCATGGTTGCTGCAAGCAGACCTGCTGCGGCATATGCATTCCACATGGAAACATCATTTGCCTTGTAGAAATTGTATCCGGATGGTGCCTTCTTGTCAACTGCAATGACGCCGTCCTCGATAGCTCTCTCTACTGTGGACTGGATTACAGTACCGACAGTACCTGTCTTGTTCTTGGTTACAAGGTCACATACCATGTTGTTAGCGTTTAGACCCTGGTATGCAAGACCCAGAAGCTGGTGTCTCTCGAACAAGCCCACTGCGTTACCCATCTCGTACATACTTGTCTGCTCAAAGATGGATGACAGTGCTGCAGCGTTCATGGCCTTCTTACCGGTGATAGCTGCAATGTGGTTGGTGGTGATGTTCCTCAGGGAATAACCCAGACCTTCGTTGTTCTGTGGGATACTGAGGATGGATGCAACGTTGCTGCCCATCATGTCCATTGTCTGTGGGTAGCTTCCCCATACTGCTCCTTTTACGATAGGTGCATCGAACATGTCTACCTTGTACATGTCAACGATGGTCTGTACCACGGCTGCAGCGCTTACTGTGCTTGCTGAAACGTAGTCTGCACCTATTGCGGTCCTAAGGGATGGGACCTGCACAAGTAACTGCTTTCCGCCAGCAAGTACTTTTACGTTTGTGTCATCGTCTTTGTTGACCCTTATTAATTTTGCAACAGAGTCTTGGATGGCACTGGCGTTTGCAACTATGTCGTACTTAAGCCCTCTTCCAAGTATACGGCGGCCTGCGCCACCCATTTTACCACTGGCAAGAGCATTCTCGATACCTGCAAGGTTAACTGCAACAGTCCTTTTGGTGTCTTTGACGATATTCTGTATGGCTGCGTTTCTTGTTGGCGCAATGTCCATAAGATCGACGCCGCTTTCCAACAGCTTACCTTTGTCGTCGTAAATGTCTATTTTATCAGACACGTATGTTTCCTCCTATTTGTTAAGATCCATCCTGGAAAAAGTACAGACAAAGCGTTAAGAAAAAATCTGTACAATCGTTAAAGAGTACGATGTTTTCCATCGGGATTACCCACTAGTTAAGAGTAATTAGGTTTTAAACCTTTTGCATCAATATCTTCTCTGCTTTCAATGTCAAGATAAATGATATATATTAGAAATTATATACTGTCTTGGCAAGTTAAGTACTACAAGAGAACTGATTTTAGAATCAGTTGCGCGTGTTATTGTTTATATTATTCACATAAAGTAATATTTATTCTCTTAATTAAATAAATACGGGCACATGTTTATTCTAAAAAGAATGCTTTCCTATGATCTCACAAAGGTTTAAGTAATACATGTGTTATGACACGATACAAATGGAAATCGTAGCCGATGTTGGTGGCAGTCCGGGCATAGACTGTAATGGATTTTGCACCTATTGTTATTTCAAAAAAGTAAAAGAAATACTACCCTTTGGGTGCAAGTATTGTTTTCCATTCCAAAAAGGATGTGATTACTGTACTAGAGGTGTGAAAGAAGCTTATAGTGGCTTTAAGCCCATACAGTTTGTTCTCCACAGCCTGTCAGATAGCATAAGGTTCAGAGCTAATGAGATTACAAAAATAACCATTAGCGGAGGAGGAGATGTTAGCTGCTATCCGCAATTAAGGGAACTTGTATCTACTCTTTCCCAGCTTGACAAGCCAATACATCTAGGATATACCAGTGGCAAAGGATTCAATTCTCCCGATGATGCACACTTTTTCATAGAGCATGGGGTAACAGAAGTTTCCTTTACTGTGTTCTCCACTGACCCTCTACTTCGCGCGGAGTATATGCGTGATCCTAATCCCGAAGCTTCCCTGGAAGTACTTAAAGATTTTAGTAAGCATTGTGATGTCTATGCTGCTATCGTGATCATACCAGGTGTAAACGATGGAGAAGAGTTGTGGAAAACTCTTTCTGATCTGCAGGAAATGGGTACAAAGGGTGCTATACTCATGCGTTTTGCAAACAGCAGGGAAGAAGGTCTAATTTTGGGTAATGGTCCTATTCTTCAAGATATAAAAACGCACACAATTGGTGAATTTCTTGCTATAGTGGGAGAAGCTGCCTCAAGATATACCATGAGGATAACAGGAACTCCTCTGGAAGATCCGCTCATAGGCTGTCCCTTTGCACTGCGTAATGATGAAGAAGCCCTGGCCCAGCTCCCTAAACTAAGGAAACAAGCCACGCTTATCACCAGCAAAGCAGCTTATCCAAGACTTGCAGAAATCTTTGCTAAGTTGGGAGGATCTGTAAACGTTGTTTCCGTTGACAAGGACGTCGGTTGTCTTATAACCATCGAAGATCTGAAAAGCCTCGAACTGGCAGATGTCAAAGAAACAGTCTTGATCCCCGGAAGAGCATTCGTGCATGATCCTGAAGCAAAGGCTTTCTTATCCAGGGATGGTGTGGACAGATTCGTACGCAGAGGTCCTGAAATGCTTAGCTATGACGGAGAAATGTCCATAGGCATGACTCGGGAAGCAGTGATAGCCTTTGAAATAGAGCAATTCACTGAACTTATCAACCAAATCAATGCCTTTGGCCTGGCAATCACATAAATTCAGATAAACCTGTCTGCTTTGATTTATCGTTCTCGAAAAGAGACTTTATATCAAGTCCAATAAGGTCTATACGCTGCCGTGTATAAGCTGAAACATGATACTCTATAGCTACCTTTTTTGATACTTCCAGGTATTTCTTTACCGAGCCTTCATGTACTGTTAGTATTACCCTGCCTCCACATTTCGGGCATACTCCTGTAAGTGGAGGCCTGCGGAACTTCTCATCACACTTAATACAACGTGTGCTTTGCCTGGAAAAAGCTCTCAAGTTACCGAACAGGTCTGGCAGGAAATGCGAGATTAGAACTCTTTCAGCAACATCTGAAGCGTCAACAGCCCTTATCTTATCAGCCAAAGCAAGCTGGGCATCCATCTTTTCCACCATGCTGCCAAGGGTCTTATAAGCACTGACCGGAGGCCCCATGGCAATATCTGAAGTATCATGTGTAAACATAAAACGGTCATACTGCAAGGGAGTACCCAGACGACTGCTCACAAGGTCCATTTTACTTTCCAGTTCTTTTGGGTTTGTGTATTTTAACGTAGCTTCGTAGAACTCAAGGGGATAATAAGCACATACGTCTATATTGTGGGCTTCCTTGTCTACCTCACTTGGATCTAAGCGAGTGGTAAGTACAAGAGGTGCATCCATCTTTCCACCTCTTCTGTCCGGCAGATATTCCCTTGAGAAATTGATCAGACCATCCATAAGCAGCATTACGCAATCCTCATCTCCGTCACAGTTACGCCGCTTGGCCGCATGGAAAAAGGGATGAGCATAACCTACTGCAGCCTTGGTAAAACCTACCAGCCTTCCCAGGACACCTGCAGATGTATGAGGTGCAAGACCCATAACAAGCGTGCCCACAAGATCTTCAATAGTTTGAGCATTGTAATAAGGTTCAAGATGATAATACTTGGACAAAAGATCATCTATATATCGGGTAATCTTTAAAAGATATTCAGCACAATCGTATGAAACGACAATATCTTGAACTTTGAGGCACACTACCTGGTCCCCACTAGCAAGTGTTTTTCCATATATGTCTTCGGAATAACCTATTTCCAGCAATTTTTCCACATGTATCCCCAGCTCATCAGCCCTGATATGTGTTAAAGGTATATCTGACATGTCATATCTTACAGTACCGTCCTTGAACGTATACAGTTCATGCTTGGCGCGCAGAATCCCTTTTTCAAGCGGTTCTGGAGTCATGTTGCGTGACATCATTTTTTTGACACCTTTGATGACATCAATGTTTGATTCACGCTCATCCAATTTCTCAAAGGCTCGTTGATATATGTTCTTAAAATCAAGGTTCTGCATGCGGGCACATGTGGTATTCACACCGCACTTTGGGCATGTCTCTTTGTTGACCGAAAGACCACACCGCGGACAGGATAACTTGGGAATTGTGAATTCGCCACATTCGCACCTGAACTCGAATGAATCCATGCCACATGCAGGGCATATCCTTGAGCCGATTTCCACTTTAATTAGTCCCACTTTAGCATTGACAGATTCTTTGTAACTGGCAGCATCTTCAAGCTTGCGGGTATTTCCGCCGGTCTCACCGATGGGAAACAGTACATGCGGAGCAGGTGACATCATTCTCCTATCAGATTTCTCAGGTCTTCCCATGCGGGCTCCTATTCTTGAAGGAGCACGTGCCCGTACGATCAGTCCACTAACTTTGTTGACTGCGTCAAGACCAGTTTCAGCATCAAGAATTGTCCATTTCCTGTGAAGGTCCGTTCCTATACCCAGGCATCTGAGTAGCAGAAAAGGCTGTGAGATCAATATATTGTCATCAGATACTTTGTGCAATACCAACATATTTTCAAGAAGGGTTTTTATCCCCGTATTGACACTTGCTTTCAGGGGCAACGATAGAGTTGAACATGCTTTGTCCAAAGATGCGTGTTCTTCGATAAACTCTGCTATTCTTATGAACTCATTTGCAGTTATATCGTGCCACAAGTAAGTGAAATCCGGATGAAGGGGTAAACTATATTTCTCACATATCTCTAGGGCAAGTTCTTGGGAAGGATGCTTCAGTTCTGACTTAATTGATCCATCTTCACCGCTGGCAAGAGAATATTCCTGTACCCACCACTCAAAACAATATGGTGAAGGGACTAATACATGATTGTTCTCAAGGAAATCTCCATAATTGATCAATATCTCGCCGATATCAATAATATACTCCACTTCTTTGTGTAGGAGGCGTGCTTCTTCAAAATCATCTATCCTGACAACATCCCCCGATCTTAGCCTTACTGTGGGACCTTCAATGGAATCCACAGGAGCCATGCCTGCAGCTTTGCCTGGTCTTTCAACTTTAAGCTGGGTGCCTGGGGCAATGAAATCGTCTAGGATGACCATGCTGGCCGG encodes:
- the mcrD gene encoding methyl-coenzyme M reductase operon protein D, with amino-acid sequence MTDTSSDTIKRLQLEIVPQRLLNPETAQGLLNEILDLEGVVRLFIHGPRLPGTVPYGPAKGTAMAHNSRRLIEIEGKMVELMVIVGSIRLEVTDIDVKEQVHEICEKLLPFPFEFREGNFMLRRQTVTGYARFGSDQDPLMIGITDPKGKLRDQVCFLKEE
- the mcrB gene encoding coenzyme-B sulfoethylthiotransferase subunit beta; amino-acid sequence: MSDKIDIYDDKGKLLESGVDLMDIAPTRNAAIQNIVKDTKRTVAVNLAGIENALASGKMGGAGRRILGRGLKYDIVANASAIQDSVAKLIRVNKDDDTNVKVLAGGKQLLVQVPSLRTAIGADYVSASTVSAAAVVQTIVDMYKVDMFDAPIVKGAVWGSYPQTMDMMGSNVASILSIPQNNEGLGYSLRNITTNHIAAITGKKAMNAAALSSIFEQTSMYEMGNAVGLFERHQLLGLAYQGLNANNMVCDLVTKNKTGTVGTVIQSTVERAIEDGVIAVDKKAPSGYNFYKANDVSMWNAYAAAGLLAATMVNCGAGRAAQNVSSTILYFNDIMEKETGLPGCDMGRAQGTAVGFSFFSHSIYGGGGPGIFNGNHVVTRHSRGFAIPCVCAAVSLDAGTQMFTVEKTSALVGNVFGSIKEFKEPIKAVAGAL
- the mmp10 gene encoding methyl coenzyme M reductase-arginine methyltransferase Mmp10 (Mmp10 (methanogenesis marker protein 10) is a cobalamin-requiring radical SAM methyltransferase that creates the methylarginine modification to methyl coenzyme M reductase.) is translated as MEIVADVGGSPGIDCNGFCTYCYFKKVKEILPFGCKYCFPFQKGCDYCTRGVKEAYSGFKPIQFVLHSLSDSIRFRANEITKITISGGGDVSCYPQLRELVSTLSQLDKPIHLGYTSGKGFNSPDDAHFFIEHGVTEVSFTVFSTDPLLRAEYMRDPNPEASLEVLKDFSKHCDVYAAIVIIPGVNDGEELWKTLSDLQEMGTKGAILMRFANSREEGLILGNGPILQDIKTHTIGEFLAIVGEAASRYTMRITGTPLEDPLIGCPFALRNDEEALAQLPKLRKQATLITSKAAYPRLAEIFAKLGGSVNVVSVDKDVGCLITIEDLKSLELADVKETVLIPGRAFVHDPEAKAFLSRDGVDRFVRRGPEMLSYDGEMSIGMTREAVIAFEIEQFTELINQINAFGLAIT
- the mcrC gene encoding methyl-coenzyme M reductase I operon protein C, which encodes MFDRETQVVDCRHGMGLGRGGGLAQRGTLSETGRSDVIAVAMSPGRRHITKPVCELTYGMRREEIQVSVLVLNTGSGIPDTNMGSGTFGISPEEVAQISRHKLAVIHTGNVRDHVIKKVRAILEQVNIPAVIVCQTPVDFEDFAMAGVKTRLVKPKDKDILTKGRIMEIVTGVTRGESCSREKLNELVKAVKTTMKSLDVRSV
- a CDS encoding DNA polymerase II large subunit, whose amino-acid sequence is MGEIIASDSMWEYFHWLDAKLKQEMDISNEARKRGRDPKPFVEIPLAKDLADRVENLIGVKGVAQHIRELEKTMSREEAALALGRDVAMGAVGNIDDRKKAIEAAIRVSMAMLTEGVVAAPIEGIDRVDLGKNDDGSEYIRILYAGPIRSAGGTAQALSVLVGDYVRRGVGIDRYKPRKEEVERYVEEILLYRRVANLQYTPSESEIKLIVENCPICIDGEPTEEEEVEGHRNLERIETNRVRGGMALVLAEGLALKAPKVLKHVKKLQMDGWDWLETLIAGTKSSGDEEDQKTAGVKPKDKYLRDLIAGRPVFSHPSRPGGFRLRYGRSRNTSFAAAGISPASMVILDDFIAPGTQLKVERPGKAAGMAPVDSIEGPTVRLRSGDVVRIDDFEEARLLHKEVEYIIDIGEILINYGDFLENNHVLVPSPYCFEWWVQEYSLASGEDGSIKSELKHPSQELALEICEKYSLPLHPDFTYLWHDITANEFIRIAEFIEEHASLDKACSTLSLPLKASVNTGIKTLLENMLVLHKVSDDNILISQPFLLLRCLGIGTDLHRKWTILDAETGLDAVNKVSGLIVRARAPSRIGARMGRPEKSDRRMMSPAPHVLFPIGETGGNTRKLEDAASYKESVNAKVGLIKVEIGSRICPACGMDSFEFRCECGEFTIPKLSCPRCGLSVNKETCPKCGVNTTCARMQNLDFKNIYQRAFEKLDERESNIDVIKGVKKMMSRNMTPEPLEKGILRAKHELYTFKDGTVRYDMSDIPLTHIRADELGIHVEKLLEIGYSEDIYGKTLASGDQVVCLKVQDIVVSYDCAEYLLKITRYIDDLLSKYYHLEPYYNAQTIEDLVGTLVMGLAPHTSAGVLGRLVGFTKAAVGYAHPFFHAAKRRNCDGDEDCVMLLMDGLINFSREYLPDRRGGKMDAPLVLTTRLDPSEVDKEAHNIDVCAYYPLEFYEATLKYTNPKELESKMDLVSSRLGTPLQYDRFMFTHDTSDIAMGPPVSAYKTLGSMVEKMDAQLALADKIRAVDASDVAERVLISHFLPDLFGNLRAFSRQSTRCIKCDEKFRRPPLTGVCPKCGGRVILTVHEGSVKKYLEVSKKVAIEYHVSAYTRQRIDLIGLDIKSLFENDKSKQTGLSEFM